A single window of Onychomys torridus chromosome 8, mOncTor1.1, whole genome shotgun sequence DNA harbors:
- the Dcakd gene encoding dephospho-CoA kinase domain-containing protein, giving the protein MFLVGLTGGIASGKSSVIQVFQQLGCAVIDVDVIARHVVQPGYPAHRRIVEAFGTEVLLENGDIDRKVLGDLIFNQPDRRQLLNSITHPEIRKEMMKETFKYFLRGYRYVILDIPLLFETKKLLKYMKHTVVVYCDRDTQLARLMKRNNLNREDAEARINAQLPLKDKARMANHVLDNSGEWSLTRRQVILLHAKLERSMEYLPLRLGFLTGLAGIASLLYLLTRYLLPSP; this is encoded by the exons ATGTTCCTGGTGGGCCTAACGGGAGGCATTGCCTCAGGCAAGAGCTCCGTCATCCAGGTGTTCCAACAGCTGGGTTGTGCTGTGATTGATGTAGACGTCATTGCCCGGCATG TCGTCCAGCCAGGGTACCCTGCCCACCGGCGTATTGTAGAGGCCTTTGGCACTGAAGTCTTGCTGGAGAATGGCGACATCGACCGCAAGGTCCTTGGAGACCTGATCTTTAACCAGCCTGATCGTCGGCAGCTACTCAACTCCATCACTCATCCTGAGATCCgcaaagaaatgatgaaggagaCCTTCAAGTACTTTCTCCGAG GGTACCGCTACGTGATTCTGGACATCCCCCTCCTGTTTGAGACCAAGAAGCTCCTCAAGTACATGAAGCACACGGTGGTAGTGTACTG TGACCGAGACACACAGCTGGCGCGGCTGATGAAAAGGAACAACCTGAACCGTGAAGATGCAGAGGCAAGGATCAATGCCCAGCTGCCCCTGAAGGACAAGGCCCGCATGGCCAACCACGTTCTAGACAACTCGGGAGAGTGGAGCCTCACCAGACGCCAGGTCATCCTCTTGCATGCCAAGCTGGAACGCTCCATGGAGTACCTGCCACTGAGGCTCGGGTTCCTAACGGGCCTAGCAGGCATTGCCAGCCTCCTTTACCTGCTCACCCGTTACCTCCTACCTTCTCCTTAA